Proteins from a single region of Myxococcota bacterium:
- a CDS encoding PEP-CTERM sorting domain-containing protein, whose translation MTGYTLGDYVNVVSPGHTGTVATAELNLGFGGTTGYSYCVDLAQSITVGTTTGWDALSAESSSQLIRAAYLVDTFHPQLDSLMSTFGVTKQTTIAALQVAVWEVMGEAPGDYDLGSGSFSITKASASLLSLSNLMLGSLANANLTSFDSDAIWLQSRTYQDQMFYPRVNPIPEPGTMLLYGFGALIAAFGLRRKA comes from the coding sequence GTGACCGGATACACGCTGGGCGACTACGTGAACGTGGTCTCGCCGGGCCACACCGGGACGGTCGCCACCGCGGAGCTCAACCTCGGCTTCGGCGGCACCACGGGCTACAGCTACTGCGTCGACCTCGCGCAGAGCATCACCGTCGGCACCACCACCGGCTGGGACGCCCTGAGCGCCGAATCCTCGTCGCAGCTGATCCGCGCGGCGTATCTGGTCGACACCTTCCACCCGCAGCTCGACTCGCTGATGTCGACCTTCGGCGTGACCAAGCAGACCACGATCGCGGCGCTGCAGGTCGCGGTGTGGGAGGTCATGGGCGAGGCCCCCGGCGACTACGACCTCGGCAGCGGCTCGTTCTCGATCACGAAGGCGAGCGCCAGCCTGCTGAGTCTCTCGAACCTGATGCTGGGCTCGCTCGCCAACGCGAACCTGACCAGCTTCGACAGCGACGCCATCTGGCTGCAGAGCCGCACCTACCAGGACCAGATGTTCTACCCCCGCGTGAACCCGATTCCCGAGCCGGGCACGATGCTGCTCTACGGGTTCGGGGCGCTGATCGCCGCCTTCGGTCTGCGCAGGAAGGCCTGA